One Anopheles marshallii chromosome 3, idAnoMarsDA_429_01, whole genome shotgun sequence genomic region harbors:
- the LOC128712003 gene encoding folate-like transporter 2, which produces MQPWLRVSLLLCVFGFFRELRVSEPFVTEFLSGEWRDIEPEQLNRDVYPIGTYSQVALLVFMFLLTDVLRYKSIIVFSACLGIVIWSLLLWTESLAALQVVQVLYGAYMASEVAYYTYIYAKISREKYQQVTGNTRAAILLGRFLSGVISQVLVSTGAMNVRDLNYITLGTQAVSLLWSFLLPPVKTSVYFYSRDEDVKPTAGTVACDPAPQAEQQEHQDQLEHSGENASGVSHKSSTNESPDNPPAGMQDANKNVETGNTRAETVNTLPKAHFSASRAVRLLWKHFISAYRQLPVVQWSLWWALAMAGFIQVQVYVQLLWHEIDQQQGTLFNGGAEALLTLLGAISALAAGYIANRIFEQWALWILTVCSGLQGGLILYSGFATNIWVAYVLYILFGTLYLFMVTMASAIVAKYLEEDSFGLIFGINMFVAIGVQALLTLATISERGLMLDPRDQFKVYGGYFLVLSIIYLIAAIVASVARLLQLRKAATASTRESSSPAPATIESTTVSGRME; this is translated from the exons ATGCAACCGTGGCTGCGGGTGTCACTGCTGCTGTGCGTCTTCGGGTTCTTCCGCGAGCTGCGCGTTTCCGAACCATTCGTCACCGAGTTCCTTTCGGGCGAATGGCGGGATATAGAACCTGAGCAGCTGAACCGTGACGTCTACCCGATCGGCACGTACAGTCAGGTCGCGCTGCTGGTGTTTATGTTTCTGCTCACGGATGTCCTCAG ATACAAATCGATAATTGTATTTTCCGCCTGCTTGGGCATCGTCATCTggtcgctgctgctgtggaCGGAATCGTTGGCTGCACTGCAG GTCGTGCAAGTGCTGTACGGTGCCTACATGGCATCGGAGGTGGCCTACTACACGTACATCTACGCCAAGATTAGCCGGGAAAAGTATCAACAGGTGACTGGAAACACACGGGCCGCCATCCTGCTCGGCCGCTTCCTATCCGGCGTAATCTCCCAGGTGCTCGTGTCCACCGGTGCGATGAACGTACGCGACCTGAATTACATTACACTCGGCA CGCAAGCCGTTTCTTTGCTCTGGTCATTTTTGCTACCACCGGTAAAAACGAGTGTTTACTTCTATTCACGTGACGAGGATGTAAAGCCGACCGCCGGAACGGTGGCTTGTGATCCGGCACCGCAGGCAGAGCAGCAGGAGCACCAGGATCAGTTGGAGCATTCCGGAGAAAATGCATCGGGCGTTTCCCACAAATCTTCGACCAACGAGTCTCCAG ATAATCCCCCTGCAGGAATGCaggatgcaaacaaaaatgtcgAAACCGGCAACACGAGGGCGGAAACCGTCAACACCCTACCGAAGGCACACTTTTCCGCCTCACGCGCGGTTCGACTCCTCTGGAAGCATTTCATATCCGCCTATCGGCAACTGCCGGTAGTCCAGTGGAGCCTATGGTGGGCCCTTGCAATGGCCGGCTTCATACAGGTGCAGGTGTACGTTCAGCTGCTGTGGCACGAGATCGACCAGCAACAGGGCACACTGTTCAATGGTGGGGCCGAGGCACTGCTCACACTGCTCGGTGCGATAAGTGCCCTGGCGGCAGGTTACATCGCCAACCGCATCTTCGAACAGTGGGCACTCTGGATTTTGACCGTGTGTTCCGGGCTGCAGGGTGGACTCATCCTGTATTCCGGCTTTGCCACCAACATCTGGGTGGCGTACGTGCTTTACATCCTGTTCGGCACACTGTACCTGTTCATGGTCACTATGGCAAG TGCCATCGTAGCGAAGTATCTCGAGGAGGACAGCTTTGGGCTGATCTTTGGCATCAACATGTTCGTGGCGATCGGTGTACAGGCGCTGCTGACGCTAGCGACGATCTCCGAACGGGGCTTGATGCTTGACCCACGGGACCAATTCAAGGTGTACGGTGGCTACTTTTTGGTACTATCGATAATCTACCTAATTGCTGCCATCGTCGCTAGCGTGGCCCGACTGCTGCAGCTACGGAAGGCCGCAACCGCATCCACCCGAGAAAGTTcatcaccagcaccagccaCCATCGAATCGACAACCGTAAGTGgtcgaatggaatga